One Planktothrix serta PCC 8927 DNA segment encodes these proteins:
- a CDS encoding EF-hand domain-containing protein gives MALTELQKRKFKAAFDSQDLDGSGVLTNRDFDGFLAQIQRGIPVSGRLISSLHSQWYEIQSKADLNGDGEVTLEEWYQYLDDVIHDESRFYRQIMKTIQTLLNSLDTDEDKNITKQEYVIFSRSVGVGIGDALTAFEKLDSNGNGSISIDELIGHIEHFYLNEDDENAPSNWLFGKF, from the coding sequence ATGGCTTTAACAGAACTACAAAAGCGTAAGTTTAAAGCGGCTTTTGACTCTCAGGATCTTGATGGCAGTGGAGTATTAACGAATAGAGACTTTGATGGTTTTCTCGCCCAGATACAACGAGGTATTCCTGTAAGTGGCCGACTAATATCAAGCTTACACTCACAGTGGTACGAAATACAGTCCAAAGCAGATCTTAATGGAGACGGGGAAGTAACCCTCGAAGAATGGTATCAATATCTTGACGACGTGATCCATGACGAGTCTCGGTTTTACCGACAGATAATGAAAACAATACAAACACTTTTGAACTCCCTAGATACTGATGAGGACAAGAACATCACTAAGCAAGAGTATGTAATCTTTTCCAGGTCTGTAGGTGTAGGAATAGGTGATGCACTCACTGCATTTGAAAAGCTTGATAGTAATGGTAATGGCAGTATCTCCATCGATGAACTGATAGGACATATCGAACACTTCTATTTGAACGAAGACGATGAAAATGCTCCGAGTAACTGGCTATTTGGCAAATTCTAA
- a CDS encoding DUF6208 family protein: protein MTKSEKITNRRLLGEIPAAFLSFIFFKAFRLLLRTLAHINASLNKKTVFRWLVYSDELLRKPLILPAILVTGPRWNPHAIAAGLGPFEVKESLAIEVKSCITSAQSWSIGIYTFPQAASIQHIPSHDLNVKEEWTQLKLNPGKYTLGLRYYHWSEPINLPAIKIDENKVTETQSVTIDDVNNYLANLTKRDHIFYRCLNYYIFTLLICQKWLPKEWVRKEYLPVGDTNNEFFYGVVYKNYSFCVEIKIILLNNYNIYLTVYNRSSLPVIWCEIQEEKYIIPIVKQDGFYLVRIRPKLDFISDPFQSDWMSVKLVPAVKG, encoded by the coding sequence ATGACCAAGAGCGAAAAAATTACAAATAGAAGATTATTGGGGGAAATTCCAGCAGCTTTTTTATCTTTTATATTTTTCAAAGCTTTTAGGTTATTGCTACGCACTCTTGCTCATATCAATGCCAGTCTTAACAAAAAAACAGTCTTTAGATGGCTAGTATACTCTGATGAACTCCTCAGAAAACCTCTAATATTACCAGCGATTTTAGTGACTGGCCCCCGGTGGAATCCTCATGCAATTGCTGCTGGTCTTGGCCCTTTTGAGGTGAAAGAATCCTTAGCTATAGAGGTCAAATCCTGTATCACTTCAGCCCAATCATGGAGTATAGGAATCTATACATTTCCTCAAGCCGCATCGATTCAACATATACCCTCTCATGATTTAAACGTTAAGGAAGAATGGACTCAATTAAAACTTAACCCCGGCAAATATACTTTAGGTTTAAGATACTATCATTGGTCGGAGCCTATTAATTTACCAGCTATCAAAATAGATGAAAATAAAGTAACTGAGACTCAATCCGTTACTATTGATGATGTTAATAATTATCTGGCAAATTTAACCAAACGCGATCATATTTTTTATCGATGTCTGAATTATTATATATTCACTCTACTGATTTGCCAAAAATGGCTACCCAAAGAATGGGTTAGGAAAGAATATTTACCAGTTGGCGACACAAATAACGAGTTTTTCTATGGAGTAGTTTATAAAAATTATTCTTTTTGTGTGGAAATTAAGATAATATTACTTAATAACTATAATATCTACTTAACGGTATATAATCGTTCCAGTTTACCTGTGATTTGGTGTGAAATTCAGGAAGAAAAATATATAATTCCTATCGTAAAACAAGATGGTTTTTACTTAGTTCGGATTCGTCCTAAACTAGATTTTATAAGCGATCCTTTCCAGTCTGACTGGATGAGTGTAAAACTTGTACCAGCAGTCAAGGGTTGA
- a CDS encoding type I polyketide synthase — protein MNQHFEHNHQYFSQQQAGVEDNSTQTKDREQNQGEAIAIIGMACRFPGANDYEQFWLNLEAGVNSITEIPPQRWDVNKYYSPHPQERNKTISKWAGLIQDSDQFDAQFFAISPREAKTLDPQQRLMLELSWSCLEDAGYSPSQLSGSQVGVFIGACNYDSVLLLNQNQENIEGHSGTGSWGCMIANRISYFLNFRGLSVSVDTACSSSLVALHLGVNALKNSECDVVLVGGISVFNTPTVFIQMSQLGMLSPTGQCQTFDQDADGYVRGEGAGIILLKPLAKAIKDQDHIYAVIKGSAVNHGGKSRTLSSPNIYAQAQVVRAAYTNANVAPNTVSYIEVHGTGTPLGDPIEINALKRGFRQLHQQYKLPESAKPYCGLGTVKTNIGHSEGAAGIAGLIKVLLAMKHKKLPKILNFKQLNPRIELEDSPFYIVDENQEWQLLKAESEEIIPRRAGISSFGVGGVNAHVVLEEAPNPEIQKAEIEEHYEHILTLSAKNEKALEELVKKYQGYLQSNQEESIADICFTANTGRTHFEKRCFFVAESNVELQKQLQTFVKINPRNGQKTGKGEKPKIAFLFTGEISDFVNIGWQLYQTLPTFRKTLEQCEEVLQPYLEIPLLEILYPTVETLYPTSLLAVFAIEYALAQLWQSWGIKPDGVMGYGVGKYVAATVAGVFSLEAGLKLMATTERLMQQFPSGAEISPNLDSPNRKHQLGELQTVAQEITYNQPGIPIISNITGQQETDKIATPEYWLNDFWQPVHFSTGIQTLHRAGYQLFLEIGVSPIQPENVEVWLPTLSLLKDDWRQMLLNLGQLYVKGVNVDWSGFYRDYPCHKVALPTYPFQRQYYWLESSENEQPKDVKNNASQIVEFLNQIDINSLAQDFNIDEQLTEPEKKLLPKLLNILINRYQNGYQSSEQNTGIFQQLDKTPERERFQLTVDYLQGVVAQLLGLNPSQIPDLQLGFFDLGLDYSMMLELGDLLQKSFGCSVTVTTLSEHFNIQKLAQYLIESVFRIERYNETETTNSTVVKDEIESLTVEAIANAIQEEAIAIAINEELKEIQLILNQEI, from the coding sequence ATGAATCAACATTTTGAACACAATCACCAGTATTTTTCTCAGCAGCAAGCGGGAGTTGAGGACAACAGCACTCAAACAAAAGACAGAGAACAAAATCAAGGTGAAGCGATCGCAATTATAGGGATGGCTTGTCGCTTTCCTGGAGCCAATGACTACGAACAATTTTGGCTCAACTTGGAAGCTGGAGTCAATAGCATCACTGAAATTCCTCCCCAAAGGTGGGATGTCAATAAATATTATTCTCCCCATCCCCAAGAGCGAAATAAAACGATTAGTAAATGGGCCGGATTGATTCAGGATTCAGACCAATTTGATGCCCAATTTTTTGCAATCTCCCCCCGGGAAGCCAAAACCCTTGACCCTCAACAGAGATTGATGCTGGAATTGAGTTGGTCTTGTTTAGAAGATGCGGGATATTCCCCCTCTCAACTATCAGGAAGTCAAGTCGGTGTGTTTATTGGGGCTTGTAATTATGATTCAGTTCTTTTACTCAACCAAAATCAAGAAAATATAGAAGGACATAGCGGTACAGGAAGTTGGGGTTGCATGATTGCTAACCGCATTTCTTACTTCCTGAATTTTCGCGGTTTGAGTGTTTCTGTAGATACCGCCTGTTCCAGTTCCCTCGTAGCACTTCATCTGGGTGTTAATGCGCTCAAAAACAGCGAATGTGACGTAGTTTTGGTGGGAGGAATTAGTGTTTTCAATACACCGACAGTCTTCATCCAAATGAGTCAATTAGGGATGTTGTCGCCTACAGGACAGTGCCAAACTTTTGACCAGGATGCTGATGGTTATGTCCGAGGAGAAGGCGCAGGAATAATATTATTAAAACCTCTGGCAAAAGCGATTAAGGATCAAGATCATATTTATGCTGTGATTAAAGGCAGTGCTGTCAATCATGGGGGAAAATCAAGGACTCTGAGTTCTCCCAATATTTATGCTCAAGCTCAGGTTGTGCGGGCTGCTTATACTAATGCTAATGTCGCCCCGAATACAGTCTCTTATATTGAAGTTCATGGCACTGGGACACCCTTGGGTGATCCGATTGAAATTAATGCGCTTAAACGAGGGTTTAGACAACTGCATCAACAGTATAAACTGCCAGAATCGGCAAAACCCTATTGTGGTTTAGGAACTGTTAAAACTAATATTGGACATTCCGAAGGTGCTGCGGGAATTGCTGGATTAATTAAAGTTCTTTTAGCAATGAAACACAAAAAATTGCCCAAAATTCTCAATTTTAAGCAATTAAATCCACGCATTGAATTAGAAGACAGCCCTTTTTATATAGTCGATGAAAACCAAGAATGGCAGCTATTAAAGGCAGAATCAGAAGAAATAATTCCCCGACGGGCTGGTATTAGTTCCTTTGGAGTTGGGGGTGTGAATGCTCATGTTGTTCTGGAAGAAGCACCAAATCCAGAAATTCAAAAGGCAGAAATTGAAGAGCATTATGAACACATTTTAACTCTTTCTGCAAAGAATGAGAAAGCATTGGAGGAACTGGTCAAAAAATATCAAGGTTATTTGCAGTCAAATCAAGAAGAATCAATCGCCGATATTTGTTTTACCGCAAATACAGGACGCACCCATTTTGAAAAAAGATGTTTTTTCGTCGCTGAATCTAATGTTGAATTACAAAAACAACTGCAAACTTTCGTCAAGATTAATCCGAGAAACGGACAGAAAACAGGAAAAGGAGAAAAACCCAAAATAGCGTTTTTATTCACTGGAGAAATTTCTGATTTCGTGAACATCGGATGGCAGTTGTACCAAACTCTACCTACTTTTAGAAAAACCCTAGAGCAATGTGAAGAAGTTCTGCAACCCTACCTAGAAATACCCTTGTTGGAAATTCTCTATCCCACTGTAGAGACGTTGTATCCAACGTCTCTACTTGCCGTATTTGCCATTGAGTATGCTTTAGCTCAATTGTGGCAATCTTGGGGGATTAAACCCGATGGAGTTATGGGTTATGGTGTAGGGAAATATGTGGCTGCAACTGTCGCCGGAGTATTCAGTCTCGAAGCAGGTTTGAAACTAATGGCGACAACAGAAAGATTGATGCAGCAGTTTCCTAGTGGTGCAGAAATATCCCCTAACTTAGATTCTCCTAATCGTAAACATCAGCTAGGGGAGTTGCAAACTGTAGCCCAAGAAATCACCTACAATCAACCGGGTATACCTATAATTTCTAATATTACTGGACAACAAGAAACGGATAAAATTGCCACCCCGGAATATTGGCTAAACGACTTCTGGCAACCTGTCCATTTTAGCACCGGGATACAAACTTTACATCGTGCCGGATATCAACTATTCTTAGAAATTGGAGTGTCGCCAATACAGCCAGAAAATGTAGAGGTGTGGTTGCCTACCTTATCTCTTCTTAAAGACGATTGGCGACAGATGCTTTTGAATTTAGGACAGTTGTATGTCAAAGGAGTAAATGTGGATTGGTCGGGGTTTTACCGCGATTATCCCTGTCACAAAGTAGCTTTGCCAACCTATCCTTTTCAAAGACAATATTATTGGCTAGAAAGTTCGGAAAATGAACAGCCAAAAGACGTTAAAAATAACGCCAGCCAAATTGTGGAATTCCTCAATCAAATTGATATAAATTCATTAGCTCAGGATTTTAATATTGATGAACAACTGACCGAACCAGAAAAAAAACTGCTCCCTAAACTGCTCAATATTTTAATCAATCGGTATCAAAATGGGTATCAATCCTCAGAACAAAACACAGGCATTTTTCAACAACTGGACAAAACCCCAGAGAGAGAACGCTTCCAGCTAACGGTAGATTATTTGCAAGGTGTGGTGGCTCAATTATTAGGATTGAATCCCTCGCAAATTCCCGATTTACAGTTAGGATTTTTTGATTTAGGCCTAGACTATTCGATGATGCTTGAACTCGGAGATTTGTTACAAAAAAGTTTTGGGTGTTCTGTTACAGTCACAACTTTGTCAGAACATTTTAATATTCAAAAACTGGCTCAGTATTTAATTGAAAGTGTTTTTAGAATTGAACGCTATAATGAAACAGAAACCACAAATTCAACAGTTGTTAAGGATGAAATAGAATCTCTAACGGTCGAAGCGATCGCTAATGCCATTCAAGAAGAAGCGATCGCCATTGCTATCAACGAGGAACTTAAAGAAATTCAACTTATTCTTAACCAGGAGATATAA
- a CDS encoding EF-hand domain-containing protein: MALTELQKRKFKVAFDSQDNDGSGVLTQKDFDALRAKMQAVFPVTKKLKALLENQWNALQSSIDSNKDGNVTIEEWYEYLDGIVHDEKRFEDYIQQTADSLLECLDTSKDKTISKAEYLKFSRAVGVEAGDANAAFEQLDKSGDGSISIDELKENIKDFYLTEDENAPGNWLFGKF; this comes from the coding sequence ATGGCTTTGACAGAACTACAAAAGCGTAAGTTTAAAGTGGCTTTTGACTCTCAGGACAATGATGGCAGTGGCGTATTAACTCAAAAAGACTTTGATGCTTTGAGAGCCAAGATGCAAGCAGTTTTTCCTGTAACTAAAAAACTGAAAGCACTGTTAGAAAATCAGTGGAATGCATTACAGTCCAGCATTGACAGTAATAAAGACGGGAATGTAACCATCGAAGAATGGTACGAATATCTTGACGGCATAGTCCATGACGAGAAGAGGTTTGAGGATTATATACAGCAAACAGCAGACTCACTTCTGGAGTGCCTGGATACTAGCAAGGACAAGACTATCAGTAAGGCAGAGTACCTCAAGTTCTCCCGGGCTGTGGGCGTAGAAGCAGGTGATGCCAATGCTGCATTTGAACAGCTTGATAAATCAGGTGATGGGTCGATCTCAATCGATGAATTGAAGGAAAATATCAAAGATTTTTATTTGACCGAAGACGAGAATGCTCCTGGTAACTGGCTTTTTGGCAAATTCTAA